The Patescibacteria group bacterium genome includes a region encoding these proteins:
- the rpoC gene encoding DNA-directed RNA polymerase subunit beta' yields the protein MSTLVSDFKSIRLKLASPEEILGWSRGEVTKPETINYRTQRAEKDGLFCEKIFGPEKDWECYCGKYRRVRYKGIVCDKCGVEVTRSNVRRERMGHINLAVPVSHIWFLKGLPSKMGLVLDRSAQELEKVIYFAGYIITKINEEERGEVMSEIKKEYKTKLKEIGPKAGEKQNLKEQQDAAIREVRGLYKHQILSEIDYRALSMKYGQVFEAGTGSETLRTIFEGINLEALAKKLDDQAKTASVAIKAKMLKRLRLIEGMIRAKIRPEWMFWTVLPVLPPDLRPMVQLDGSRYATSDVNDLYRRVINRNNRLKRLLELKAPEVICRNEKRMLQEAVDALIDNTSRRGQVTVAASTGQKRVLKSLADMLKGKQGRFRQNLLGKRVDYSGRSVIVVGPDLKLNQCGLPKYMALELFKPFVINKLVERELAHNVRGAGRLIEEEIDEVWDILEEVTKNRYVLLNRAPTLHRLGIQAFQPILIEGKAIQVHPLVCSAFNADFDGDQMAVHLPLGKAAQKEAKEIMLSSVNILKPSTGEPVAVPSLDMVLGCYWMTKIEEGLVGEGKIFSGISEALLAKHFGDVHLKARVKVRLENGELVETSIGRVIFNEPLPEGMEFVNKTMNKKEIRKLVSEIVDKFGIKKTAVILDKLKRMGFKYASVSGISWGMDDLQVPKEKKEELEKASRESVKVQGQYDDGLLTDDERRARVIEIWLGVSDKISKKTMEVLDPNGPVFSIFDSGARGSLKQLSQMMGMKGLVVNPSNEIIELPIKNSYKEGLSVLEYFISTHGGRKGLADTALNTAQAGYLTRRLVDVCQDVVIREKDCGDTTGIKIYREDEEDLGVSFAYRIVGRIALDNIYAEAGKGGKKKLLAKAGEIISQKAAQIIDEAGVKSVRVRSVIACKSLDGVCQSCYGYDLGRNALIELGEAVGIVTAQAIGEPATQLTLRTFHTGGVAGGQDITQGLPRIEEIFEARVPKGKTVISEVDGKVKNIIENGTQRIVQIEVLDDGKQKKDKNKKAVLEYTLPSHIAMQIEKGDLVGKGQQLGEGHVDLADLYKVAGREAVQRYILKEVQQIYAFVGANINDKHIEMIIRQMFSRVKVKNPGSTTLLGDEIVEQSRFTAENNEAAAKGGELASGEQILLGITKVSLTTESFLSAASFIQTTQVLINASIQGKEDKLKGLKENVIIGKLIPAGTGYGK from the coding sequence ATGAGCACATTAGTTAGCGATTTCAAATCTATTCGGTTGAAGTTGGCCTCCCCAGAGGAAATTTTGGGGTGGTCGCGGGGGGAAGTGACTAAGCCGGAGACGATTAATTACAGGACGCAGAGAGCCGAAAAAGACGGTTTGTTTTGCGAGAAAATTTTTGGACCAGAAAAGGACTGGGAGTGTTATTGCGGCAAATATCGCCGCGTTCGCTACAAAGGAATTGTTTGCGATAAATGTGGAGTTGAAGTGACGCGCTCAAATGTTCGCCGCGAAAGAATGGGGCATATTAATTTAGCGGTGCCTGTTTCGCATATCTGGTTTTTGAAGGGTCTGCCTTCTAAAATGGGCTTGGTTTTGGATCGTTCGGCGCAGGAATTGGAAAAAGTGATTTATTTCGCCGGGTATATTATTACTAAAATCAACGAAGAAGAAAGAGGAGAGGTGATGAGCGAAATTAAAAAGGAGTATAAGACGAAGTTAAAAGAGATTGGTCCTAAAGCGGGTGAGAAACAAAACCTTAAAGAGCAGCAGGACGCAGCGATTCGGGAAGTGAGGGGGCTATATAAACATCAAATTCTTTCGGAAATTGATTATCGCGCTTTGAGTATGAAATATGGGCAGGTTTTTGAAGCGGGGACGGGTTCGGAAACATTAAGGACAATTTTTGAGGGAATTAATTTAGAAGCGCTTGCTAAAAAACTGGATGACCAGGCGAAAACGGCGAGCGTGGCGATTAAGGCAAAAATGCTCAAGCGGTTGCGACTGATTGAGGGAATGATTCGCGCTAAAATTCGCCCGGAATGGATGTTCTGGACGGTCTTGCCGGTCTTGCCGCCTGATTTGCGTCCGATGGTTCAATTGGATGGAAGCCGTTACGCGACTTCTGATGTCAATGATTTGTATCGCCGAGTGATTAATAGAAATAACCGCTTAAAGCGGCTTTTGGAGTTGAAAGCGCCGGAGGTTATTTGCCGCAACGAGAAAAGAATGTTGCAGGAAGCGGTTGACGCTTTGATTGACAACACGAGCCGTCGCGGACAAGTGACGGTTGCCGCGTCTACCGGGCAAAAACGCGTTTTGAAATCGTTGGCGGATATGCTTAAAGGCAAACAGGGCAGATTTAGACAAAACCTTTTAGGAAAAAGAGTTGACTATTCAGGCCGTTCAGTTATTGTTGTTGGTCCTGATTTAAAATTGAACCAGTGCGGATTGCCTAAATATATGGCCTTGGAACTTTTCAAGCCGTTTGTAATTAACAAATTAGTTGAGAGAGAGTTGGCGCATAATGTGAGAGGCGCAGGACGGCTGATTGAGGAAGAAATTGACGAGGTTTGGGATATTTTAGAAGAAGTGACCAAGAATAGATATGTGCTTTTGAACAGAGCGCCGACTTTGCATCGTTTGGGAATACAGGCCTTCCAGCCGATTTTAATTGAAGGAAAAGCAATTCAGGTTCATCCTCTTGTTTGTAGCGCTTTTAACGCCGACTTTGACGGCGACCAAATGGCAGTTCATTTACCTTTAGGCAAGGCGGCGCAAAAAGAGGCGAAGGAGATTATGCTTTCTTCGGTCAATATTTTAAAGCCATCTACGGGCGAACCGGTCGCGGTGCCTTCTTTGGATATGGTTTTGGGTTGCTACTGGATGACAAAAATTGAGGAGGGGCTAGTTGGCGAAGGGAAGATTTTTTCGGGCATTTCGGAGGCGCTTTTAGCGAAGCATTTTGGCGATGTCCATTTGAAAGCGAGGGTCAAAGTTCGCTTAGAGAACGGAGAATTAGTGGAAACATCTATTGGGCGAGTAATTTTTAACGAGCCCTTGCCAGAAGGAATGGAGTTTGTCAACAAGACGATGAATAAAAAAGAAATCCGCAAATTGGTCTCGGAAATAGTTGATAAATTTGGTATTAAAAAAACAGCGGTTATCTTAGACAAACTTAAGAGAATGGGCTTTAAATACGCTTCGGTTTCTGGCATTAGTTGGGGCATGGATGATTTACAAGTTCCTAAAGAGAAAAAAGAAGAATTAGAAAAGGCCTCGCGCGAGTCGGTTAAAGTTCAGGGGCAATATGACGACGGGTTGTTGACGGATGACGAAAGAAGAGCGCGCGTAATTGAGATTTGGCTGGGCGTGAGCGATAAAATATCCAAAAAAACAATGGAGGTCCTTGACCCAAACGGCCCAGTTTTCAGTATTTTTGATTCGGGCGCGCGCGGGTCTTTAAAACAGTTATCTCAAATGATGGGAATGAAAGGGTTGGTTGTCAACCCGTCTAATGAAATTATTGAACTGCCGATTAAAAATTCGTATAAAGAGGGCTTGAGCGTTTTGGAATATTTCATTTCCACTCATGGAGGCAGAAAGGGATTGGCTGACACGGCTCTGAACACGGCGCAAGCAGGGTATTTGACGCGTCGCTTGGTTGATGTCTGTCAGGATGTGGTCATTCGCGAAAAGGATTGCGGAGATACGACCGGGATTAAAATTTATCGCGAGGACGAAGAAGATTTGGGAGTTTCGTTCGCTTATCGGATTGTCGGGAGAATCGCGTTAGATAATATTTACGCGGAGGCGGGCAAAGGCGGCAAGAAAAAATTGTTGGCGAAAGCAGGCGAGATCATTAGTCAAAAAGCCGCTCAGATTATAGATGAAGCGGGCGTTAAAAGCGTCAGAGTTAGGTCTGTCATCGCTTGCAAGTCGTTGGATGGAGTTTGTCAAAGTTGTTATGGATATGATTTGGGTAGAAACGCGTTAATTGAATTAGGCGAGGCGGTTGGAATTGTGACGGCGCAGGCGATTGGCGAGCCGGCGACCCAGTTGACTTTGCGGACCTTCCACACGGGCGGTGTCGCGGGCGGGCAGGATATTACGCAGGGTCTTCCTCGGATTGAGGAAATTTTTGAAGCGCGCGTTCCCAAAGGCAAGACCGTCATTTCAGAAGTGGACGGCAAGGTGAAAAATATTATTGAAAATGGAACACAGAGAATTGTTCAGATAGAGGTTTTGGATGACGGGAAACAAAAGAAAGACAAGAATAAAAAAGCGGTTTTGGAATATACTCTTCCGTCGCATATCGCGATGCAAATTGAAAAAGGCGACTTGGTTGGAAAAGGACAGCAATTAGGAGAGGGGCATGTTGACTTGGCTGATTTGTATAAAGTGGCGGGAAGGGAAGCGGTTCAGAGATATATTCTGAAAGAGGTTCAACAAATTTACGCGTTTGTCGGAGCAAATATCAACGATAAGCACATAGAGATGATTATTCGCCAGATGTTTTCTCGCGTCAAAGTCAAAAACCCCGGCTCAACGACTCTTTTAGGGGATGAGATTGTTGAACAAAGTCGTTTTACGGCGGAGAATAATGAGGCCGCGGCAAAAGGCGGAGAACTTGCGTCTGGCGAGCAGATTTTGCTTGGTATTACCAAGGTTTCTTTGACGACGGAAAGTTTTCTTTCGGCAGCTTCGTTTATTCAAACGACGCAGGTTTTGATTAACGCCAGCATCCAAGGAAAAGAGGATAAATTAAAGGGGTTGAAGGAAAATGTAATTATTGGTAAACTAATACCAGCAGGAACAGGATACGGGAAATAG
- a CDS encoding four helix bundle protein → MKYDLEDRTKNFSKNIIILLREIRKDEINRNLISQLIRSATSIGANYCEANNASSNKDFKNKIFICRKEIQETKYWIEIMAQSNPEEKDKLRKLWLEAHEFALIFNKISSTMKQNQKADN, encoded by the coding sequence ATGAAGTATGATTTAGAAGACAGAACAAAGAATTTTAGCAAGAATATTATAATACTGCTAAGAGAAATAAGAAAAGATGAAATAAACAGAAATTTAATATCGCAACTTATTAGATCAGCGACAAGTATTGGGGCTAATTATTGCGAAGCAAATAATGCCAGTTCTAATAAAGATTTTAAGAACAAAATATTTATTTGCAGAAAAGAAATTCAAGAAACCAAATATTGGATAGAAATAATGGCGCAATCAAATCCAGAAGAAAAAGATAAACTTAGAAAATTATGGTTGGAAGCTCACGAATTTGCTTTGATATTTAATAAAATATCTTCAACAATGAAACAAAACCAAAAAGCCGATAATTGA
- a CDS encoding DNA-directed RNA polymerase subunit beta: protein MSKKVHSQCWDGQSVGCLPKRFSAASASQRNEYELPNLVEIQKNSYRWFWEKGLRELLDEFSPIKDWGGKELELSFGDYRLDEPKYDEREARTRNVSYEASLYCRVKLINRKTKEVKEQEIFFGDFPVMTDRGTFIVNAVERVVISQLIRSSGAFFVSQFLRGQQRFGAKVIPSRGAWLEFETDSDGAIAVKIDRKRKVSVTALMRVFAALEGNDNLSNDEIKGFFSDINNGETDYIEATIEKDSAKTAGESFVSVYKRIRPGDLATEDNARGFIEAMLSFERYDLGEVGRWKLGQRVGNWGQPPKTGDCPQKKRVLCLEDIKNIIREIIVLNNTPGATPDDIDHLGNRRVKSMGELLQNKLRVGMARTERIIRDRMSTLDPYEMMPGQLINVRPFIASVKEFFSSSQLSQFMDQHNPLAELEHKRRLSAMGPGGLTRERAGFEVRDVHSSHYGRICPIHTSEGPNIGLIGHLTVTARLNEYGFLETPYRRVVKGKPTKEVVCLNAAEEEKYNIAHKGVAIGADGRLADKIVEARVKGQPSVIDRSKVDFIDVSRQQPISVATSLIPFLEHDDSNRALMGSNMQRQAVSCVKPQAPLVGTGMEDRAARDSGSLIIAEEDGTIEEVDAEHIAVRPKKGKLKTYYLRSFTRTNQYTCVCQHPLVQKGQRVKKDDILADGASTDQGRLALGQNLLVAFMSWRGYNFEDAIILSEKLVKDDRFTSIHIESFTCFVRETKLGPETTTPDIPNVGEDRLKDLDEEGIVRVGAEVGPNDILVGKISPKGETDLTAEERLLQAIFGEKARDVKDTSLRMPHGKRGRVVGIKIFSRDNGDKLQSGVIRSIQVEVAQLRKISVGDKLAGRHGNKGVISKILPEEDMPHLADGTPVEIILNPLGVASRMNIGQILETHLGWAAKELGYQAITPALAGFKESEIKSELKKAGLPESGKVILYDGRNGEPFEQPITVGYTYILKLLHLVEDKMHMRSVGPYSLITQQPLGGKAQFGGQRFGEMEVWALEGYGAAHTLQEILTIKSDDVSGRTNVYDAIIRGREIQAPNIPASFNVLLSELKALGLGMELTGK, encoded by the coding sequence ATGTCTAAAAAAGTCCATTCTCAATGTTGGGACGGTCAAAGTGTTGGCTGTCTCCCTAAGCGATTTAGCGCGGCTTCCGCTTCCCAGCGGAATGAGTATGAATTGCCCAACCTCGTAGAGATACAAAAAAATTCGTATCGGTGGTTTTGGGAAAAAGGCCTGCGCGAACTTTTAGATGAGTTTTCCCCGATTAAGGATTGGGGAGGCAAAGAACTTGAACTTTCTTTTGGCGACTATCGTCTGGATGAGCCGAAATATGACGAAAGAGAAGCCAGAACTCGCAATGTTTCTTACGAGGCGTCTTTGTATTGTCGAGTCAAGTTGATTAACAGAAAAACAAAAGAAGTCAAAGAGCAAGAAATTTTCTTTGGCGATTTTCCCGTGATGACTGACCGCGGGACATTTATCGTGAACGCCGTGGAGAGGGTCGTGATTTCGCAACTAATTAGATCTTCTGGGGCGTTTTTTGTTTCTCAATTTTTAAGAGGCCAGCAAAGATTTGGAGCAAAAGTTATTCCAAGCCGCGGCGCTTGGTTGGAATTTGAAACGGATTCGGACGGCGCGATTGCCGTAAAAATTGATAGAAAGAGAAAAGTTTCAGTGACCGCTTTAATGCGGGTTTTTGCCGCGCTTGAAGGAAATGACAATTTATCTAACGATGAGATCAAGGGATTTTTCTCCGATATTAACAATGGCGAAACGGATTACATTGAAGCGACAATTGAAAAGGACTCAGCTAAAACGGCGGGCGAGTCGTTTGTTTCGGTTTACAAAAGAATTCGTCCGGGCGATTTAGCAACGGAAGATAACGCGCGTGGATTTATTGAAGCGATGCTTTCTTTTGAAAGATACGATTTGGGAGAAGTGGGAAGATGGAAGTTAGGGCAGAGGGTGGGGAATTGGGGGCAGCCCCCGAAGACGGGGGACTGTCCCCAAAAAAAGAGGGTGCTTTGTTTGGAGGATATTAAGAATATTATTCGGGAAATTATTGTTTTAAATAATACGCCAGGCGCGACGCCGGACGATATTGACCATTTGGGCAATCGCCGCGTCAAGTCCATGGGGGAATTATTGCAGAATAAATTGCGAGTCGGAATGGCGCGGACAGAAAGAATTATCCGCGACCGAATGTCCACGCTTGACCCTTATGAAATGATGCCGGGGCAGTTGATTAATGTTCGGCCTTTTATTGCTTCAGTGAAAGAATTTTTTTCCTCTTCGCAATTGTCGCAATTTATGGACCAGCACAATCCTTTGGCAGAACTGGAGCATAAACGACGGTTATCGGCGATGGGTCCGGGTGGTTTGACGAGGGAAAGAGCGGGGTTTGAAGTGAGAGATGTGCACTCAAGTCACTACGGAAGAATTTGTCCAATTCATACTTCGGAAGGTCCGAACATTGGTTTGATTGGGCATTTAACTGTGACAGCGCGTTTGAATGAATATGGTTTTCTTGAAACGCCTTATCGCAGAGTAGTTAAAGGGAAACCGACAAAAGAGGTTGTTTGTCTTAATGCCGCCGAAGAGGAGAAATACAATATCGCGCATAAGGGGGTTGCTATTGGGGCGGACGGGCGGCTGGCTGACAAAATCGTGGAAGCGCGGGTTAAGGGACAGCCGAGCGTCATTGACCGCTCCAAGGTTGATTTTATTGATGTTTCGCGGCAGCAGCCAATTAGTGTTGCTACTTCTTTGATTCCGTTTTTGGAACACGACGATAGCAACCGCGCTTTGATGGGCTCAAATATGCAGAGACAGGCGGTTTCTTGCGTTAAACCGCAGGCGCCTTTGGTTGGGACGGGCATGGAAGACCGAGCGGCGAGGGATTCGGGTAGTTTGATTATTGCCGAGGAGGACGGAACGATTGAAGAGGTTGACGCGGAGCATATCGCGGTTAGACCCAAAAAAGGAAAATTAAAAACATATTATTTGCGTTCTTTTACGCGAACAAACCAATATACTTGCGTTTGTCAGCATCCACTTGTTCAAAAAGGACAGAGGGTTAAGAAAGATGATATTTTAGCGGATGGCGCCTCCACCGACCAGGGACGGCTGGCTCTGGGGCAAAATCTTTTGGTCGCTTTTATGTCATGGCGAGGGTACAATTTTGAAGACGCGATTATTCTTTCTGAGAAATTAGTCAAAGACGACCGATTTACCTCAATTCATATTGAAAGTTTTACCTGCTTCGTCCGGGAAACAAAATTAGGGCCAGAAACGACCACGCCTGATATTCCTAATGTGGGCGAAGACCGACTCAAGGATTTAGACGAAGAGGGGATTGTCCGCGTTGGAGCGGAAGTCGGACCTAATGATATTTTAGTTGGCAAAATTTCTCCCAAAGGAGAAACCGATTTGACGGCGGAAGAAAGATTATTGCAGGCGATTTTTGGAGAGAAAGCGCGCGATGTTAAAGACACTTCTTTGCGAATGCCGCATGGAAAAAGAGGCCGGGTCGTCGGAATTAAAATTTTCTCGCGCGATAATGGCGACAAATTGCAGAGCGGAGTAATTCGGAGCATCCAAGTGGAAGTGGCGCAATTGCGCAAAATTTCGGTGGGCGACAAACTTGCTGGCCGGCACGGAAACAAGGGCGTCATTTCTAAAATTCTTCCAGAAGAAGATATGCCTCATTTGGCGGACGGAACGCCGGTGGAAATTATTCTTAATCCTTTGGGCGTTGCTTCGCGGATGAACATCGGTCAAATTTTGGAAACACATCTTGGTTGGGCGGCGAAGGAATTGGGGTATCAAGCGATTACTCCGGCTTTGGCTGGATTTAAGGAAAGCGAAATTAAAAGCGAATTAAAGAAAGCTGGCTTGCCCGAAAGCGGAAAAGTTATTTTATACGATGGGCGAAATGGCGAGCCGTTTGAACAGCCGATTACGGTCGGATATACATATATTTTGAAATTATTGCATTTGGTTGAAGACAAGATGCACATGCGTTCAGTTGGGCCTTATTCCTTGATTACTCAACAGCCCTTGGGCGGAAAAGCGCAATTTGGCGGGCAGAGATTTGGGGAAATGGAGGTTTGGGCGTTGGAAGGATACGGCGCGGCGCACACTTTGCAGGAAATTTTAACGATTAAATCGGACGATGTGAGCGGGCGGACGAATGTTTACGACGCGATTATTCGCGGAAGAGAAATCCAAGCGCCGAACATTCCGGCTTCCTTTAATGTTTTGTTAAGCGAGTTAAAGGCGCTGGGACTGGGGATGGAACTGACAGGGAAGTAG
- a CDS encoding tetratricopeptide repeat protein: MRKIYNFAIKYSVYALVLLLPLFWLPWTAEVFEFNKQYLLFVLASLALFAWLAKTIIVRKKVVFRRTPLDIWVLVFMLMVILSAVFSINSVSSWLGGYGKFSDSAIGLLAMCLLYFVVVNNVMVSKTGAAPEDGGLPPDINAVATTKKRMLICSPGVCLRTVINLVLVSGWVAVLAAYLSVFNLWSKIPGLPEIMNLRSFNPVSGSFEGLSIFLAAIVGLITGVFLQGKKRGVLAKVLSYGLLAASVILLVVINFWAAWVSLAAAMALLLIIAFWTRIFRKRVNALMLPIALLIIAGIFIVNLPGRVELLSDFNNINQDIPKELILDGAMTNTITWQTLKEYPILGSGEGTFLANFAKFKPAEFNNSQFWNIRFDRASNYFMETTGALGILGILSYLTVVFMFLLIMVLSLWRLKKSKDVAAAELIILPFLLFWLILFISQFVYSQNTVLLFYFWLFTALGIVSWQGLQEKPCKKISFSFKKLPEVGLVINVVLLILIFVMAGLFYLGGRFYLAEAKLIQTATDRQDLIRRAEEIVNLNRYRASYRQNLSQIYLVSAWEEARKAEAERNIELLQTLAAGSIQQARVATDLSPNSVSAWENLGAVYRDARGLVGGTLPFAMEAFAKALELEPSNPVFYRELCRLNLITEDETVEKENWDETVAYCQKAVDLKANYLDAHIQLALAYEQKGELERALEQTQSVLTKLKGVSFQRGSELAGAATEIYFQMGRLYFNLNRVSEAIPMFEQAVIITPQYANGRYALALSYQVAGRNADALIQFKIVDQLVPGNENIMKIIQELEAPVVE; this comes from the coding sequence TTATTTTGAGCGCTGTTTTTTCAATTAATAGTGTTTCTTCGTGGCTGGGCGGGTATGGGAAGTTTTCGGATTCGGCGATTGGTTTATTGGCGATGTGTTTGCTTTATTTTGTCGTGGTGAATAATGTGATGGTTTCTAAGACGGGGGCAGCCCCCGAAGACGGGGGACTGCCCCCTGATATAAACGCAGTCGCGACAACAAAGAAAAGAATGTTGATTTGTTCGCCTGGGGTTTGTTTGAGGACGGTAATTAATTTAGTTTTGGTCTCGGGCTGGGTGGCTGTTTTGGCGGCTTATCTTTCTGTTTTTAATCTTTGGAGCAAAATTCCGGGTCTGCCTGAGATTATGAATTTGCGTTCTTTTAACCCAGTGAGCGGCTCGTTTGAGGGGTTAAGCATATTTTTGGCGGCGATTGTCGGACTGATCACAGGCGTCTTTTTACAGGGCAAAAAAAGAGGCGTTTTAGCAAAGGTCTTAAGTTACGGATTATTGGCGGCGTCGGTTATTCTTTTGGTTGTCATTAACTTTTGGGCGGCTTGGGTTTCTTTAGCGGCGGCGATGGCTCTTTTGTTAATTATCGCTTTTTGGACGCGAATTTTTCGCAAGAGAGTCAACGCGTTGATGTTGCCGATCGCTTTGCTAATTATCGCCGGAATTTTTATTGTTAATTTGCCGGGCCGGGTGGAGTTATTGAGCGATTTTAACAATATTAACCAGGATATACCCAAGGAACTGATTTTGGACGGGGCAATGACAAATACGATTACATGGCAGACGCTCAAAGAATACCCAATTCTGGGTTCGGGAGAAGGAACTTTTTTAGCTAATTTCGCCAAGTTTAAGCCGGCTGAATTTAACAACAGTCAGTTTTGGAACATTAGGTTTGACAGGGCGTCAAATTATTTTATGGAAACGACGGGGGCGCTTGGCATTTTGGGAATTTTAAGTTATTTAACGGTTGTCTTTATGTTCTTGCTGATTATGGTTTTGTCTTTGTGGCGGCTTAAGAAAAGTAAGGATGTCGCCGCCGCCGAACTGATTATTCTGCCTTTTCTTCTTTTCTGGTTAATTTTATTTATTTCTCAATTTGTCTATTCGCAAAATACGGTTTTGCTTTTCTATTTCTGGCTCTTTACGGCATTAGGTATCGTCAGTTGGCAAGGTCTTCAAGAGAAACCTTGCAAGAAAATATCTTTTTCTTTCAAAAAACTGCCAGAAGTGGGATTGGTCATTAATGTTGTTTTGTTGATTTTGATCTTTGTGATGGCGGGCCTCTTTTATTTAGGGGGCAGATTTTATTTAGCGGAAGCAAAATTAATTCAGACGGCGACTGACAGGCAAGATTTAATTCGCCGCGCCGAAGAAATAGTTAATTTGAACAGATACAGGGCGAGTTATCGGCAGAATTTGTCGCAGATTTATTTGGTTTCCGCTTGGGAAGAGGCGCGAAAGGCGGAGGCGGAGAGAAATATTGAATTGTTACAAACACTTGCCGCCGGTTCTATTCAGCAAGCGAGAGTGGCGACCGATTTGAGTCCCAATTCCGTGAGCGCTTGGGAAAATTTGGGAGCGGTTTATCGGGACGCGCGTGGCTTGGTTGGCGGAACTTTGCCTTTCGCTATGGAGGCGTTCGCGAAAGCGTTGGAGTTAGAGCCGAGCAATCCTGTTTTTTATCGGGAACTTTGTCGGTTGAATTTAATTACGGAAGACGAGACGGTTGAAAAAGAGAATTGGGACGAAACAGTCGCTTATTGTCAAAAGGCGGTTGATTTGAAAGCTAATTATTTAGACGCGCATATTCAATTGGCGTTGGCTTATGAGCAGAAGGGCGAGCTTGAAAGAGCGCTTGAGCAGACGCAATCGGTTTTAACGAAATTAAAAGGGGTGAGTTTCCAGAGGGGTTCGGAATTGGCGGGCGCGGCGACTGAAATTTATTTCCAGATGGGCCGTCTCTATTTCAACCTCAACAGAGTGAGCGAGGCCATTCCTATGTTTGAGCAGGCGGTGATTATTACGCCGCAATACGCTAATGGGCGATACGCTTTAGCGTTGTCCTATCAAGTTGCGGGACGAAACGCGGACGCGTTGATTCAATTTAAGATCGTAGACCAGTTGGTCCCGGGGAATGAGAATATTATGAAGATAATACAGGAATTGGAGGCGCCGGTAGTCGAATAA